Proteins encoded by one window of Aspergillus chevalieri M1 DNA, chromosome 6, nearly complete sequence:
- a CDS encoding uncharacterized protein (COG:S;~EggNog:ENOG410PIX1), whose protein sequence is MPVGARRIEIRDLLNPISYYPDSDSTTRPSSNLSNLNLKASNGAVQDQPQVSPDNIRYIPHESSTGNDLFPTPINRDVSDEPECTKPQSLPISRSNLVSSNLTWIKSDEGCRADLEAGTYKQSSLNDARVLRIMELINDYRSLLIHIMEQIRGISLDNAREYGHRVLRQNHAAAQHLIASSYKPAAVFGYKDDDQAIQLRRVILDASARRHKAYKIYLGVAAAKRWVLSCDYATSTSESNELVQQLRNIDAILHRELTDISDVSVACKLHETDTKAGYWVDEDPPLSSILLCVQSILYE, encoded by the exons ATGCCAGTCGGCGCCCGTCGGATTGAAATTAGGGACCTTCTGAATCCAATTTCATACTATCCAGACTCTGATAGTACTACGCGTCCCTCTTCAAACCTCAGCAACCTCAACCTAAAAGCATCAAATGGAGCAGTACAGGACCAACCACAGGTTTCTCCTGATAATATCAGGTACATTCCTCAT GAGAGTTCAACAGGGAATGACCTTTTCCCTACGCCCATCAATCGTGACGTTTCCGACGAACCCGAGTGCACTAAGCCGCAATCATTGCCCATAAGCCGATCCAACCTTGTGTCCTCGAATCTCACATGGATAAAAAGCGACGAGGGGTGTCGTGCGGATTTGGAAGCGGGTACATATAAACAGTCATCACTCAACGATGCGCGAGTCTTGAGGATTATGGAACTAATCAATGACTATCGATCTCTACTCATTCACATCATGGAACAAATCAGGGGTATATCACTGGATAATGCAAGGGAGTATGGCCATAGGGTGCTTCGTCAGAATCATGCAGCCGCTCAGCATTTGATTGCCAGCAGCTACAAGCCAGCCGCGGTATTTGGGTATAAGGACGACGATCAGGCGATCCAGCTTAGACG GGTAATTCTCGATGCAAGTGCTCGTCGGCACAAAGCATACAAAATCTATCTCGGAGTAGCAGCTGCCAAACGCTGGGTGCTTAGCTGTGACTATGCCACATCAACTTCTGAAAGCAATGAACTTGTTCAGCAATTAAGAAATATCGACGCGATACTTCACCGT GAACTTACAGACATTTCGGATGTGTCTGTTGCTTGTAAACTTCATGAAACTGATACAAAAGCGGGGTACTGGGTGGATGAAGATCCCCCTCTCTCCTCAATTCTGCTCTGCGTTCAGTCGATATTGTATGAATAG